The Pseudomonas baetica genome includes a region encoding these proteins:
- a CDS encoding DUF2599 domain-containing protein, translated as MTKDCSDSGVLLRKTSSFALACTLSLLFSTVAAQPSLDPLDTLKRINHNYNTLKDACQEPDTGAARGLYYCSGVTLRMVNDGPFNPWDYSPYAVKIGATSYSWIRKDLSTRILIHPAGLILRTPTDAATLNLPVKEQGFTCIYAFDGGTGPERKWYGCGFFDSREPPHAAQGVMNNRNAALAYGTCAEAGVTTAEQWTQKYTGLMKGPIQYSQCSWNAEKPGDWHAMIRVHESRPNTTNKDPFAFSAQVNEFMLKNATATNDGSENMKYIDAFIYNVNSTQNFATRGDQAPPKPENGLNSARNFQKKLKTQGYNVPILRLDFTKPPEQRFSYIAADQAIDEMVVGAAPAPHYIADAAWIERYDPGSKKNEWSLKVTPTAQGKAIQSSDQEALYKELFALRGADSQWRDHEKSTGSMRQQLACLVQNYPAKTEWNLEPFRPVVSAQEAAKAGCNPVPVATPRYIASADWIKRFDPGTRQDEWSLSVVPTAAGRALANEQIGALYDQLFALKGADNNWRDNEKAAGSMRQQLSCVLVNYRNKTPWNLEPFRPALSESEMRAAGCNPVPR; from the coding sequence ATGACAAAGGATTGCTCAGACTCAGGTGTGCTATTGCGCAAGACTTCATCTTTCGCTCTGGCCTGCACTCTTTCCTTGCTGTTCAGTACGGTCGCCGCCCAGCCATCGCTCGATCCGCTAGACACGCTCAAACGCATCAACCACAACTACAACACCCTCAAAGACGCTTGCCAGGAACCCGACACCGGTGCCGCGCGCGGCCTCTACTATTGCAGCGGCGTGACCTTGCGCATGGTCAACGACGGGCCTTTCAATCCTTGGGATTACAGCCCGTACGCGGTCAAGATCGGGGCGACGTCCTACTCCTGGATCCGCAAGGACCTGAGCACTCGAATCCTTATTCACCCGGCTGGCTTGATCCTGCGCACGCCCACCGATGCTGCGACGTTGAATCTGCCGGTCAAGGAGCAGGGCTTCACCTGCATTTACGCTTTTGATGGCGGCACCGGACCCGAGCGAAAGTGGTACGGCTGCGGCTTTTTCGACAGCCGCGAGCCGCCGCATGCGGCCCAGGGCGTGATGAACAATCGCAATGCCGCGCTGGCCTATGGCACTTGTGCCGAGGCCGGTGTCACCACTGCCGAGCAATGGACGCAGAAGTACACCGGACTGATGAAGGGCCCGATTCAATACAGCCAGTGCTCATGGAATGCGGAGAAACCCGGCGATTGGCACGCGATGATCCGGGTGCACGAGTCGCGGCCGAACACCACTAACAAAGACCCGTTTGCCTTCAGCGCCCAAGTCAACGAATTCATGTTGAAAAATGCCACGGCGACCAACGACGGCAGCGAAAACATGAAGTACATCGACGCCTTCATTTACAACGTCAACAGCACGCAGAACTTCGCCACCCGCGGCGATCAGGCACCACCAAAACCGGAAAACGGCCTGAACAGCGCGCGCAATTTCCAGAAGAAACTAAAGACGCAAGGCTACAACGTACCGATTTTGCGACTGGATTTCACCAAACCGCCTGAGCAGCGTTTCAGCTATATCGCTGCGGATCAGGCGATAGACGAAATGGTAGTGGGTGCTGCCCCGGCCCCCCACTACATTGCTGACGCAGCCTGGATCGAGCGTTATGACCCGGGCAGCAAAAAAAACGAATGGTCGCTCAAGGTCACACCCACTGCCCAAGGCAAAGCGATTCAGTCCAGCGACCAGGAGGCCTTGTACAAAGAGCTGTTTGCGCTGCGCGGGGCTGACAGCCAATGGCGCGACCACGAGAAATCAACGGGCAGCATGCGCCAGCAACTGGCGTGTCTGGTGCAGAACTACCCGGCCAAGACCGAGTGGAATCTGGAGCCGTTCCGGCCTGTGGTCAGTGCTCAGGAGGCGGCGAAGGCCGGTTGTAATCCAGTACCGGTCGCGACGCCGCGATACATCGCCTCCGCCGACTGGATCAAACGCTTTGACCCCGGCACCCGTCAGGATGAATGGAGCTTGAGCGTGGTGCCCACGGCGGCGGGACGCGCCTTGGCCAATGAGCAGATCGGTGCCTTGTACGACCAGTTGTTCGCCCTCAAAGGCGCGGACAACAACTGGCGCGACAATGAAAAGGCCGCCGGCAGCATGCGTCAGCAATTGAGCTGCGTTCTGGTCAATTACCGAAACAAGACGCCATGGAATCTCGAGCCTTTCCGGCCGGCGTTATCCGAGAGCGAGATGCGGGCTGCGGGCTGTAATCCAGTCCCGCGTTAA
- a CDS encoding DUF2599 domain-containing protein has protein sequence MKKRLNRIAPFLMFPLLVQATWANAESCDETLKKVESLYNKTVDSCGQDPASDCSGLLVRGTHRADPAKGQKWDVWNPSPKAVELGTFAASYMRADGISYEDPGMSTQNGYLITPRDLIRDPETPVHVYCAFPNDAWTDFRNDRGCGDNKNTAPTEAVCQAMAPPILSPNAWVAHFSKFNNNRQQDQLQCGFNMRNPMSSKERVDAFRNFLGARKVINSREFQTQTELRLGNPKTDELPILAFFYSDQRGLNDALANQRDYKAKTGKDRNIVKIDFPRTPTAKATFSCVQSAPAPTQFCERYIESSTWVQRPDPKLGPNTWSLSVVPTACGRAIKDDQTDRMFAELYNKHKDDQQWRQYSVNGGSLRRQMVCHLAATYEGKPVRNKPEWNLEPARPYVDQATALAQHCNPY, from the coding sequence ATGAAAAAACGATTGAACAGGATCGCACCATTTCTCATGTTTCCCCTGCTGGTGCAGGCGACATGGGCCAATGCCGAGTCATGCGATGAGACGTTGAAGAAGGTTGAGTCGTTGTACAACAAGACCGTCGACAGCTGCGGTCAGGACCCTGCGTCAGACTGTTCCGGACTGTTGGTGAGGGGGACTCACCGCGCCGATCCGGCCAAGGGGCAGAAATGGGATGTGTGGAATCCCAGCCCGAAAGCCGTGGAGTTGGGGACGTTTGCCGCCTCGTATATGCGCGCCGATGGCATCAGCTATGAAGACCCCGGCATGAGCACGCAGAACGGCTACCTCATCACGCCAAGAGATCTGATACGCGACCCCGAGACTCCAGTGCATGTCTATTGCGCGTTTCCCAACGATGCCTGGACTGACTTTCGCAATGACCGAGGCTGTGGCGACAACAAAAACACCGCCCCGACCGAGGCCGTTTGCCAGGCCATGGCACCGCCCATCCTTAGCCCGAATGCCTGGGTGGCGCACTTCAGCAAATTCAACAACAACCGTCAGCAAGACCAGTTGCAATGCGGTTTCAACATGCGCAATCCGATGAGCAGCAAGGAACGGGTCGATGCCTTTCGCAACTTCCTGGGGGCGCGCAAAGTTATCAATAGTCGTGAGTTTCAAACCCAGACTGAACTGCGTCTGGGCAACCCGAAAACCGATGAACTACCGATTCTGGCGTTTTTTTACAGCGATCAGCGCGGCTTGAACGATGCCTTGGCCAATCAGCGCGACTACAAAGCCAAGACCGGCAAGGATCGCAACATCGTCAAGATCGATTTCCCGCGAACCCCTACCGCCAAGGCCACGTTCTCGTGTGTGCAAAGCGCACCGGCGCCGACGCAGTTCTGTGAGAGGTACATCGAGTCGAGCACCTGGGTACAACGCCCCGATCCGAAACTGGGGCCGAACACCTGGTCGCTTTCAGTAGTGCCAACCGCTTGCGGGCGCGCTATCAAGGATGACCAGACCGACCGGATGTTTGCCGAGCTGTACAACAAGCACAAGGACGATCAGCAATGGCGGCAGTACAGCGTCAATGGCGGGTCACTGCGTCGGCAGATGGTCTGCCATCTGGCGGCGACCTACGAGGGCAAGCCTGTGCGCAACAAGCCAGAGTGGAACCTTGAGCCGGCCCGGCCTTACGTCGATCAGGCGACGGCGCTAGCGCAGCACTGCAACCCGTACTGA